TTAAACCCCTGATATTGACCCACCACTTACTTTCAGTTAGCATGTCCTCCAAGGAGTTAAAAATGAGATTACTTATCTATTTAGCAATATCCTTTGGAACGACAACGGTTCTGGCTGCAGAACTAGGAGCCATGACTCCTGATATTTGCAAAGTTGAATGCGAATGCTGGGGGCAATTTGGCGGAAGTTACGATGAGCGTCCCTCATTCTTAATAGGTGATGTTGAATCCTGGGGATACTGCCCTACTCATATTAGCGAAGAGGAACTATTTAAATTCCATATCAAAAAGAATAAGGAAAAGTGTGATATGCTGGGAGAATCCTCTGCCTCCAGATACTTACGAAAGTGCAAAAAGAATTTTTAGACTTTAAAGTGCCTGCAAAAGATGGAGACCATACAACTAAGAGCATGATCTAAATGGAGGAAGTACCAGTTGCAGAACTGCAAATCCAAAAATGGGAATCGTCATGTCTCAGAGGTTTTACGGCAGTCCCTTATGGAACATTTGAGATGCAAGGTTACGGTAGATGGAAAGGATATACGACATGCATTGCTTAGATTACGAACCGCAACACTGTCGAAACTTTTAAGTCAGTGCTGCAAAATGCAAAAAGGTCTGAGTTTTTGCTCAGACCTTTTTCAAAAACTTTGCGGTCGTTATTATCTATCTGCATTACAAAGAGATGTACCTCCAATGAGGCCGCCTTGCCCAAACAACGCCACGTCGCGATTTACCTTTACAAGCATTAGAGGAATTGAACTATCAAGTTCTGCTCCGTCAATAGTTTGGCCGTCTTTAGGAAAAAGTAAAACATTGTTTTTACCGGTGCCATATACACTTTCATCGTCCGCTTTCGTAGCAAAGCGAATTTTGTTAAGTTTGATAGAAAGATTTTTTCTCACAGTAAGATCTTTTCCTGTCTTAACGTCCACTTCTCGCAAACCCAGAATTTGAAGCTCGGATTTTTTGCATCCAGCTTGGCCTTCATTTTCATAAATACTGATCCTGAATCAGAAATCCAGCACAACTCTTTAGCTTCACTCATCACAGAGTTTCCACTAGAGCCGACTTGTGTCGTTCCCGCGAAAGCTGAATTTGCAATTGTTGAAGCAACCATCATTACTACCATCATCATTTTTTTCATAAAATTCTCCTAATTTTTTTGCTTTTTATTTCACAATTAATATTTTTATCCGCGACCAAAGCATCTCGGTGAAACAATCGACATACTCGAAACAGACGGTATACTTGCTATGACTTCAAGAGCCGTGCCATAGACTTAAAATCACCAAACAGCTTTATAAACTAGCTAATGATTTTACAGTTTAAACACGTACGCCAAATTGAAGGAGAAACAAAGAGGCGTACCCTTTGTTGGTTACTCTTGCACTATCAAAATAATCTGATAACGATAGGGAGCATGAAACCCATCGTTAGCGACTACATCAATGTTTTTCAATTTCTTCAAGATCACTATGCTTATCGAAAAAGGACCGAGACGCAATTTTCTTACTCGATATGGGCCCAAGAACTAGGATTCAAAAATAAATCGTACATCCGATTTGTAACCTTAGGAAAAAGACCCATCAGTCCAAAACTTTTAGAAAATCTCAAAGTGAATTTGAGCCTTGATAATCATGAGAAAAAATTTTCGAAATTCTTTGTTATTATAGCCAAAGCTGCACCGATGAGAGGAAAATAGTTCTTGGTAAAGAACTTATACGACTTATTAAGCAGTCTCCCCACCAGTTCGAAATTGAACATCATCATGAAATGCTGATGAATCCCGTCGCTTTAATGATTAGGACTCTTTTAACGTTTAAGGATTATAAAAAGACAAAGGAACAGTTGGCAGATACTCTAGAAGTTGAAACAGAAAAAATAACTGAGGCACTCGATATTCTACGCACTTTAGGTCTTATTGAAGAATGCGATGGACAATTCACAAGCACTCACAAAAATATTAAAATACCAGACAACTTTTCTAGTATGGGACTTGAACAGTTCTACAGAAAAAGTTTTCATCAAGCTTCTTTATCCATCAACTTTCCAAAACCTTCCCGAAAACACCGAAGCTGGTTTGTGGCCTTAAATGAAGAAGATTTCAATAAATACACGAAAGATACTGAAGCAAGAATTCGCGAGAAGACTTTAGAAATGGATTCGGACCTTTTTGAGAATAAGCGGTTATATCAAGTGCTTTTTGCTATTTTACCGGTTTCCAAATAGACTTGAGATCAAAAAATTTTAGGCTGATTCCACCTATTTTATGAATACAAGGAATCTTAGTGGAACCGTTTGGACGTCTTAAAAATAAAAGCCCGCATTTCGCGGGCTTCAAGTCATTTCTAGCGACACTTTAATTGCGCCACCTCATCTGAAGAGAGCAATTGCTGATAAGCTTTTTCGACTTTGTTTTTTAATACTAAATGTTTCGTAGCTTCTTCGCCAATATAGGCAACAGCGGCGAAAGGCCACTCAAGAGTCGCGCCAATAGCTCCTGCCGTCGTCGTTTCACGGAAAGGATTTCTTGGTTCAGTTGGTGAAAAATTTGCTCCTGCTTGCAAGCCCAAATCCACTTGCGAAACAACTCCTTGTTCATTTTGAACCAAGATGTTTGCCACACAAGCTGCTGATGCGTTGTCTTGCTCAAAACAGCTGGCTTTGCCAACCGAAGCAATACATGAACCTTCCGGCACTTGGATCACGGAACCAAACGGCGCAGACAAAGCCATACTCAAACTTCCGTAGATACTGATAATGCTAACTAAGATAACTTTCATTTTTTTCATAGGAACTCCTTTGATTTAAAAATAAACAAGCGAAAGTCGTGCCGCGCTTACCAACACCAGAGTTCATTTCTTCTGTCAAAGGGATCTTCGTAAATTCACAAATTGTGCCGCTAACGTTGCTAGAAAATTAAAAGCAACATTTTGTGGAGCAATGAATTCTCAAGCAGATTCACTCTCAATCCGATACATCACCTATGAAAAGACTTTTAATTCTTTCTTTGATTTTGCTCTCTAACAAAGCTTCGGCTCAACGAACTGTTTGCACCGTTACGCTCAACTCTGAACACGAACGAAGCCTTTTCAAAAGAAAGTATGAAAAAGAAAATCTGAAATTTGTTGAGCTTACTGATTTTAAAAACGGATTGAAAGATCCCAACGACTGGTTCGATAACGCCTGTAAAAGTGGCGTGAAATGTGATTCGCTCATCATCTCAGGACACTTTGGAGGAACCTTCTTTGGCGAAGACACAAGCCTCACGTTGTCTCTAAAGACTCTCGAAAAGAAAGCTTGTAGTCGCACGTGTGAGGGAATTCTGTCTCAACCCAAAGAGGTCTATTTGTTTGGCTGCAATACTCTCGCTGACAAAAAAGCGGATCGTCGAACTCCCGCTGAATATCGCCGCATTCTTCAGGACGACGGTATCGCTGAAGGCTATATGAATCGAATTGTTGCTGCTCGCTATAGCCCCGTCGGAGAATCTTTTAAGACTACGATGCGGAAAGTTTTTGCTGGTGTACCGCAGATTTATGGATTTGACTCTGTAGGTCCTTCTGGAAAAACGGTCAGCTCCTTTCTGAATTCTTATTTAAATAAAATCCCGAACTATGCAGAACGTCTTAATCAGCTGGAGGCTGCAAAGGTGGTTTCTCAAATAGAAAAGACAGGAAAGATCGGCACTCAATTTTCCGGACCTTGGAACTCATCCATGAAAGGAACGGCCTACGCTTCTTGTGTGGGAGCTACACCGGGTCCCAGGAAAGAATGCGGTCTTTCTGACGACAAGAAATCTGATTTTGAAAAGCTGTTAACGGTAGAATCACTATTGAATGATGGAAATCGCAAAAACCATTTTCTAGCTATCGAAGAGTTCTTTAAAGACAAAGATCTCTCCCGTCTTAGTTCCGACGAAAGGCAGGTTCTAGAGCGCATCCACAATAACAAACAAGCATCGCAAGAATTGCTGAGCCTTTTGCCACAACTTAACTCTGTACTTGAAACCAAGTTTCCTCTTGTGAATTTAGCCCAAACGCTGGGATGGATGGATGAAAAAAGTGCGAAGGATGAATATTTTAAAACAGTGTCTCTTTCGTTAAAAAAAGGTTTAAATGGTGATACCATCGGATCACTTTGTTATATCAACAATCCCCCAATTTTTTCGGAGTCTCAAATCAAGCCTGAATGGTTTAATAATACAAAATTTTTGACGGTCTTAGGATGCTGGCAAAACAATAAGGCCCAGATGTTACCTCCTCACTACGTTACGAATATCACTAAACATCTTAACAGCAAAGACGCCGACACGACGACATCGGCACTTAAGATCTTGTCACCAAATTTAAAAGCGGATCCGGCCTTACAAAGAAATGTTGCGAAACTTCTTTATTCAGAAGATTTGAATATTGCAGCCGCCGCGATGAGTGCCCTAGCGTCAATCCGCAATCCAGATGCAGAAACGATTTCGCTAATTGCTAAAGGACTCTTGTCTCCCAACCCGGCTGAACAGAAACGGTCTGCCTATACGATCATGAATATGAAAATTCAGAATCCCGATCTAAAACGTCGAGCGTTGGAAATCGATCCCTCGATCAAGCCATAAAGAAGAGATAACATCTAGATAGATGCCGATAGATCTGACTGTAGAAAGATTGGACACTAAGTTTCTGGATTGCCGGGCCGTTTACTACGGCTCTTTAAAATTCAAAAGGATCACCTTACCATACTTTTCACTTATGAAAAAAAGTACGGTCATTTCCAGAGATTCCTTTTTAGATTTCGAGCACAATACAGTTTCGGTTTTTTTAAGCATCTCGGCAGGAATAAATTCGGTTTCAGATTTTGGACAGACTTCAGGATTGCTCATTTTAGTTTGCTCATCAAACCAGGATAGAAGCATATCCAGATGCGCTTGATTAAAACCGCTAAAGAGCGGATCTTCAGCGCAAGAGCGACCGCAGCGAGCGATCTTCTGTAGCACTTTCACCTCTATCGAGAAATCATCAGCGACCATAGACCTTGAATCGGCAATAGATGACCAAATACCAATGATAAGAACTATAGAATAAAGACGAAGTCTCATACCCGATCTTTTCGGATACGACTTCGCCCTCTTAACAAAATTTAGATTATGATCGATTTAAAATGTTGCCCCGATGAGATCGAGCAACGATTCGTAAGTTCGGAGCCTATTTCACTCGAATACGGAAGCCGCCGAATCTTGTTGGTTCAGAATACTGATAGCCGTTTTCTACCTTTACCGTTTTCGTTGCTTGAACGAAGACCTCGAGTTCATGTGTATCCTCATTCGCTTTCGCCACAGACATTGAATAGTCTTGCTGGTCGACACCTGTGTTAAGTTGTTCCAAGCTTGTACGAAGAATAACTTCATATCGGCTGTTTACGAAGATCAATTCGTAGTTGCTATAAGTAACATTTACTTTCAAACCATTGGGAGCCACGTAACTTTCCGAATTTGGAAGGTGATCCGCCACCCACTTAGAATCTTCACATTTAACAACGGACACCTTTAAAGTCGCTTCATTGTTTTCTTCGGTGGACTTCTCTGAAACCAACTCCACCTTGATCGCTTTATTTCCAGGAACTGGGGTTGCTTGAGCATTACAATAGACAGCCAAGCCATCAAGCAATTTCTCAGTTTGAACCTCCGCATGCGCAAAAAATCCAACCAACAACAACCCCAGCAATACCAAATACGAACCCTTCATCTTTACCCCTTCAGCTCGTTGTGCAAAAACTATCTAACTCTTTTCAATTGGCAGTAGCCATTTTTTTGACCATCAATAGACCAGCGAATAAGCAAATCTCCTGCTTCACTCAAAGACAAAGCCACTCGGTCATTCCATTTTTTAATGCACGGATAACTTAGACCGATGTTTGACTCTACCGAGCAAGTTGAAAGTTCTTTACCTTTCGCTTGGAAATCAACAGAACCTTCTGAAATGGTATACTTTGCCTTCGCATAATATTTCTCTTCGTAACCTTCTCCTGACAGAGGCAAAGCCTTTTCAGTACCGCTATCGCGCATGAACAAAACATCTCGCTCACCTTCTTTCGAAAGAGTGATATCTAAATGATTTATCTCCGCATAGGAAATCGAAAGAACGCCGATATTTTTATTATATTTATTGTCATAATTAGTCTGACATTGACTTGGTTCGATTCGATAAGATCCGACAAGTTTTTCAGGCAAACCATGCGCATAAGAAATTTGAGTAAAAAGCGTTAAAGTCATAAAGGCTAAAATTGTTTTCATTTTTATTCTCCGTTTTTTGAATAATTGAATACATGCCTCTGTTTGCAACCTAAATGCCAAAAACTTTTTCCTCAGATAAAAAATAAGAGCGAGAGTTGCCCCTTGTTACATCAACATACCCAAAATTGCATAACATTAATTATTTTATTTACATCGTTGCTTTGGATAAATTTAGCAACATCGATGGAAGATCAAAACTAATTTACTCTGTTTATTCGTTGAACTGTCGCTTTTATCGTGATGACAGCGCTGTCACAGAATTTAATATAACCTTCCTAGCAACGAGAAATATTAAAGTATGTAGCAAGTGTTTCTAATTATATCCGATATATTAGCAAACACTGTGAGGCTTCCGTGGACTCCAATTTCCTTTCCCGTCTTTTAAATAATATCTTAAAAAAGAACGATCAAGCTCAAACCGTCAGACTGGAAGCCGCCATCGAATTCGACCGAGGCATTCTTCTTGGACAGATTTACAAACTCTCCGCAAACGGGTTTCAGATGATTACCGAGGGAAATTGCAATGATATTTCAAACTCTCGAAATGTTTCTTTGGTGATCATTGAAGGAAAGTATTTTCCCGCGTTTCTAAAAATTACGGGTCTTCGACGTATTGATGGCAGATTTAGAGAGGCAATAGATGACCAGGAACTTAGGGATTTACTCAAAAAGTCATTCGTGAGCCGAATTACTAAGTGAGCGGCAACGAGAAGCCATTTTCACATGACCGCCAACCTCTCGCTGCCATCTCGAGTTTCTTATTGATTAATCTCGTCCGCCATGATCGCCGTGGCCACCGTGATCACCTTTATGACCGCCATGCCCGCCACGATCATTATTATGACCGCCATCAGCTACTTTGTGACAAGCAAATCCACAGCGATAGAAGCCTGTTCCCCAGCCTCCCCAGCAGTATTTTGCAACTGGCTCGGTCCACGGCGGACATCCTTCGTTGTCAGGGTTGCAAGTCATTCCACCGTTCGTCGGCATCGGAACTTGATCACAATCTCCATGAAGCGGTACGAGTCTAATTCCTTCATTCGTATTTATCTGAGCTAAATCGGTGGATGCCAAACACAACGATCCAAATAAAGACAATGAGATCAACATTATTGATACAAACTTTTTCATAGAATCCTCCCAGGATTAAATTGTTTTTTGAGCGACATGCTCTTGGCGAGGGATCCTAATTTTGGAGGATGCAAAAAGACCACTTAAGAAATTTGTAGTTGCAGGAATACAAACGAAAAAGATATTTTCATTCGTGTTGCGATGAAATCAAAAAAGCAACAGCTTAGAGGAAACTGCCAGTTCCTCTAAGCTCGTATGGAGTCTGCTTTCATTTTTAATTTACATCATCATTTCATAAAACCTCATTTGTAAAACTAGTGCCTTTAAGAAAAAGCAAAAAGGAAGCCGTGTTATATTTGATTTATTTGATCTGCAGGACTGTCTCACAAGAAATATTTATTCATGTTTACTTGCCCGTTCCGAGTTGAATTGCGGGAAGA
This region of Bdellovibrio sp. BCCA genomic DNA includes:
- a CDS encoding DUF4423 domain-containing protein — encoded protein: MLMNPVALMIRTLLTFKDYKKTKEQLADTLEVETEKITEALDILRTLGLIEECDGQFTSTHKNIKIPDNFSSMGLEQFYRKSFHQASLSINFPKPSRKHRSWFVALNEEDFNKYTKDTEARIREKTLEMDSDLFENKRLYQVLFAILPVSK